From Campylobacter upsaliensis, the proteins below share one genomic window:
- the grpE gene encoding nucleotide exchange factor GrpE: MSEEEKIEEQAKEELENETEEKDYEAEYNALKDQYLRANAEFENIKKRLEKEKINAMAYANEGFAKDLLDVLDALEAAVKVEANDEVSLKIKEGVQNTLDLFLKKLEKHGVKEIEAACEFDPNLHEAMFHMESDEHQSGAVVQVLQKGYKLGERVIRPTKVSVAK; the protein is encoded by the coding sequence GTGAGCGAAGAAGAAAAAATAGAAGAACAAGCAAAAGAAGAGCTTGAAAACGAAACAGAAGAAAAAGACTATGAAGCAGAATACAACGCTTTAAAAGACCAATATCTAAGAGCAAATGCCGAATTTGAAAACATCAAAAAGCGTCTTGAAAAAGAAAAAATCAACGCTATGGCTTATGCAAACGAAGGCTTTGCTAAAGATTTGCTTGATGTTTTAGATGCTTTAGAAGCGGCGGTTAAAGTCGAAGCAAATGATGAAGTAAGTTTAAAAATCAAAGAAGGAGTGCAAAATACTTTAGATTTATTTTTAAAGAAGCTTGAAAAGCACGGAGTTAAAGAGATAGAGGCGGCTTGTGAGTTTGATCCAAATTTACACGAAGCTATGTTTCATATGGAAAGCGATGAGCATCAAAGCGGAGCTGTGGTGCAAGTGCTTCAAAAGGGCTATAAACTCGGTGAAAGAGTGATTAGACCTACAAAAGTTAGTGTTGCAAAATAA
- the uvrB gene encoding excinuclease ABC subunit UvrB: MFQLQSEFKPSFDQKEAIEGIIKSIKAGHKYQTLLGVTGSGKTFTMANVIKELAMPTLIMSHNKSLCAQLYSEFKGFFPHNHIEYFISYYDYYQPEAYIPRTDVFIEKDSSTNEDLERLRLSATASLLSYEDVVCIASVSANYGLGNPSEYEGMVLIFEENMQISQKDLLKKLVDMGYKRNDNFFDRADFRVNGDLVDIYPAYYEDEVVRLEFFGDDLERIYHYNILENKKTKDLKRFILYPTSQFSVGEVRLKEAIKEIKEELNSRLAYFENENKLVEYQRLKQRVEFDLEMLQSTGMCKGVENYARHLTGLKEGQTPYTLFDYYAIKKRPFLVIVDESHVSLPQFRGMFAGDRSRKQTLVDYGFRLPSALDNRPLMFDEFIHKNCQFLFVSATPAPLELELSGKNIFHQIMRPTGLLDPIIELKDSANQVEILYDEAKKVIARNERILVTVLTKKLAEELSRYYLELGLRVKYMHSDIDAIERNELIRGLRSGEFDMLIGINLLREGLDLPEVSLIAIMDADKEGFLRSTTSLIQTMGRAARNVNGKVLLFCQKITKSMQEAIDTTNERRKLQEEYNKKHKITPTSVKRNLEESLKNEDMGEIYRKSAKLEKMPASERAKIVKELRKEMLEAAKNLEFEKAAALRDEIKKLKDL, translated from the coding sequence ATGTTTCAACTGCAAAGCGAATTTAAGCCAAGTTTTGACCAAAAAGAAGCGATTGAAGGTATAATTAAAAGTATTAAAGCCGGGCATAAATATCAAACTTTACTAGGCGTTACCGGTAGTGGTAAGACCTTTACAATGGCAAATGTTATTAAAGAACTTGCTATGCCTACTTTAATTATGAGTCATAATAAAAGCCTTTGCGCTCAACTTTATAGCGAATTTAAGGGCTTTTTTCCGCATAATCATATTGAATATTTTATCTCCTATTATGATTATTATCAGCCAGAAGCTTATATCCCACGCACTGATGTTTTTATAGAAAAAGACAGCTCGACTAATGAAGACTTAGAGCGTTTAAGGCTAAGTGCTACCGCCTCACTTTTAAGCTATGAAGATGTAGTTTGTATCGCTTCTGTTTCGGCAAATTATGGTTTGGGAAATCCTAGTGAATATGAGGGTATGGTTTTGATTTTTGAGGAAAATATGCAAATTTCTCAAAAAGACCTACTTAAAAAGCTTGTAGATATGGGCTATAAACGCAATGATAATTTTTTTGATCGTGCAGATTTTCGTGTTAATGGCGACTTGGTGGATATTTATCCAGCTTATTATGAAGATGAAGTGGTAAGGCTTGAGTTTTTCGGTGATGATTTGGAGAGAATTTATCATTATAATATTTTAGAAAATAAAAAAACAAAGGATTTAAAACGCTTTATTTTATATCCTACAAGCCAGTTTAGCGTGGGTGAGGTAAGGCTTAAAGAAGCGATAAAAGAGATAAAAGAGGAGCTAAATTCTCGCCTTGCTTATTTTGAAAATGAAAACAAGCTTGTGGAGTATCAACGCCTTAAGCAAAGGGTAGAATTTGACCTTGAGATGTTGCAAAGCACAGGTATGTGTAAGGGCGTGGAAAATTATGCGAGGCATTTAACAGGGCTTAAAGAGGGGCAAACGCCTTACACGCTTTTTGATTATTATGCCATTAAAAAGCGTCCTTTTTTAGTCATCGTTGATGAAAGTCATGTGTCTTTGCCCCAGTTTCGCGGAATGTTTGCTGGGGATAGAAGTAGAAAGCAAACTTTGGTTGATTATGGTTTTCGTTTGCCCTCCGCCCTTGATAATCGTCCCTTAATGTTTGATGAATTTATCCACAAAAATTGTCAATTTCTTTTCGTCTCTGCCACTCCAGCACCTTTAGAGCTTGAGCTAAGCGGGAAAAATATCTTTCATCAAATTATGCGTCCTACGGGTTTGCTCGACCCTATCATTGAGTTAAAAGATAGTGCAAATCAGGTCGAAATTCTTTATGATGAGGCTAAAAAAGTCATAGCAAGAAATGAGCGAATTTTAGTTACCGTGCTGACTAAAAAGTTAGCTGAAGAGCTAAGTCGCTATTATTTAGAGCTTGGACTTAGGGTCAAATATATGCACTCAGACATTGATGCGATTGAGCGTAATGAGCTTATCCGTGGGCTTAGGAGCGGGGAATTTGATATGCTTATAGGCATTAATTTACTAAGAGAGGGGCTTGACCTGCCTGAAGTTTCACTTATAGCCATTATGGATGCGGATAAAGAGGGCTTTTTGCGTAGCACGACAAGCCTGATACAAACGATGGGAAGAGCTGCTAGAAATGTCAATGGCAAGGTTTTGCTTTTTTGTCAAAAAATCACAAAATCAATGCAAGAAGCCATAGATACAACAAATGAACGCCGCAAACTCCAAGAAGAATATAATAAAAAGCATAAAATCACACCAACTTCAGTGAAGAGAAATTTAGAAGAAAGCCTTAAAAATGAAGATATGGGTGAGATTTACCGAAAAAGTGCGAAGCTAGAAAAAATGCCAGCAAGTGAAAGAGCAAAAATAGTAAAAGAACTGCGTAAAGAAATGCTTGAAGCGGCTAAAAATTTGGAATTTGAGAAGGCTGCAGCTTTAAGAGATGAGATTAAAAAGCTTAAGGATTTGTAA
- a CDS encoding CheB methylesterase domain-containing protein, producing the protein MKLLLIGSSTGGPNQLKFLLKDLHIKNTCVVIAQHMSSNYLSSFVNKFNEESVNEVRLLEDKELLSHKIYICAKNTILTGNLSLMALWQDVQSSFKPSVDLLFHSAVELAKTNKILAVILTGMGDDGAKGLLELYKAGVKCLCENETDSVVYGMPKRAKDLNPNLRPMSLKEIKSEITRFIEED; encoded by the coding sequence ATGAAACTTCTTCTCATAGGCTCTTCTACAGGAGGACCCAATCAACTTAAATTTTTACTCAAAGACCTGCACATTAAAAACACTTGCGTTGTGATCGCTCAGCATATGAGTAGCAATTATCTCTCCTCTTTTGTCAATAAATTTAACGAGGAAAGTGTCAATGAAGTGCGTCTGCTTGAAGATAAAGAGCTTTTAAGTCATAAAATTTACATTTGTGCTAAAAATACCATATTAACAGGAAACCTTTCTCTAATGGCTTTATGGCAAGATGTTCAAAGTAGCTTTAAGCCTAGCGTTGATTTACTTTTTCATTCCGCTGTGGAACTAGCCAAAACAAATAAAATTCTAGCCGTTATCCTCACTGGAATGGGCGATGACGGCGCTAAAGGATTACTTGAGCTTTATAAGGCTGGAGTGAAATGCCTATGCGAAAATGAGACTGATAGTGTCGTCTATGGTATGCCAAAAAGAGCAAAGGATTTAAATCCTAACCTAAGACCGATGAGCTTAAAAGAAATCAAAAGCGAAATTACTCGCTTCATAGAGGAAGATTAA
- a CDS encoding primosomal protein N' has protein sequence MKYYELAIKGLYLDNLIFQSESEISPLSEVIVDLKTRKNCKAIVLKQCEKPNFTTKDIKEITPLSLSKEQFILAEFISYYHSTKLGFTLSLFESSKPYQCEIFKTQNAPILSPKQEKALNFLKQEQNVLLFADTGSGKTEIYITLIKESLEKGQQVLLLMPEISLTPQMQKRLSLYFGEDFFMWHSKISKKKKKESLEKFNEGKALLIAGARSALFLPFRNLGLIIVDEEHDHSYKASNKPYYNARDLALFLGAKLNIKVVLGSATPSLTSFYKQKHFRLKGTFFESKKHFLYDESDLSLTPMLLNELEKSLNNHKQAIIFLPNRANFRQILCKDCGSSIRCPFCSIAMSLHKKKKMLKCHYCNFSTIINFSCPNCNGTMLEAKKMGTSELCELLQNTFSEAKIAKFDRDEITSVKKLNALLKDFNDHQIDILVGTSMLAKGHDYHSVDLSVIMGLDEFLMRPSFRAREECLALAMQVAGRAGRKGEARVLLQSKNKAFFERYIDNYDAFLQDELEFRKELYPPFKRLLRLIIEDESETKARRLCESLALEFKELKSVELVGYGACAIEMLHLKFRFYILLRSHTHKNLIKIQEYALNFPTISADIDSIDFS, from the coding sequence ATGAAATACTATGAATTAGCCATTAAGGGCTTATATTTAGATAATCTTATCTTTCAAAGTGAAAGTGAAATTTCTCCTTTAAGTGAGGTTATTGTTGATTTAAAAACGCGTAAAAATTGCAAAGCCATAGTGCTAAAACAATGCGAAAAACCAAACTTTACCACAAAAGACATTAAAGAAATCACGCCCCTTAGTTTAAGCAAAGAGCAATTTATTTTAGCTGAGTTTATAAGCTATTATCACTCCACAAAACTAGGCTTTACTCTTTCTCTTTTTGAAAGCTCTAAGCCCTATCAATGTGAAATTTTTAAAACTCAAAATGCACCCATTTTAAGCCCCAAACAAGAAAAAGCTTTAAATTTTTTAAAACAAGAGCAAAATGTTCTACTCTTTGCCGATACAGGTAGCGGTAAAACAGAAATTTACATCACTCTCATCAAAGAGAGTTTAGAAAAAGGACAGCAAGTTTTACTTTTAATGCCAGAAATTTCACTCACTCCGCAAATGCAAAAACGCCTTAGTCTTTATTTTGGTGAAGATTTTTTTATGTGGCATTCTAAAATTTCTAAGAAAAAAAAGAAGGAAAGCCTTGAAAAATTTAACGAAGGCAAAGCTCTTTTAATCGCTGGGGCACGCTCGGCTCTTTTTTTACCTTTTAGGAATTTGGGACTTATCATTGTCGATGAAGAGCATGACCACTCTTATAAAGCATCTAATAAGCCCTATTATAATGCTAGAGATTTAGCTCTTTTTTTAGGAGCAAAACTAAACATCAAAGTCGTCTTAGGCTCTGCTACACCAAGTCTTACAAGCTTTTACAAACAAAAGCATTTTAGACTTAAAGGCACTTTTTTTGAAAGCAAGAAGCATTTTTTATATGATGAAAGCGATTTAAGCCTTACGCCTATGCTTTTAAATGAGCTTGAAAAAAGTTTAAACAATCACAAACAAGCCATTATCTTTCTGCCTAATCGTGCAAATTTTAGGCAAATTCTTTGTAAAGATTGTGGTTCTAGCATAAGGTGTCCTTTTTGCTCTATAGCAATGAGTTTGCATAAAAAGAAAAAAATGCTTAAATGTCATTATTGTAATTTTAGCACCATCATCAATTTCTCCTGCCCAAACTGCAATGGCACTATGCTAGAAGCTAAAAAAATGGGCACAAGCGAGCTATGTGAGCTTTTACAAAATACTTTTAGCGAAGCAAAAATAGCCAAATTTGATAGAGATGAAATTACAAGCGTTAAAAAACTCAACGCCCTTTTAAAAGACTTTAATGACCATCAAATCGACATCTTAGTCGGCACTTCTATGCTTGCGAAGGGACACGATTATCATAGTGTGGATTTAAGCGTCATTATGGGCTTAGATGAATTTTTAATGCGACCTAGCTTTAGAGCGAGGGAAGAGTGTTTAGCTTTAGCGATGCAAGTGGCTGGAAGAGCTGGTAGAAAGGGTGAAGCTAGGGTTTTACTTCAAAGTAAAAATAAGGCTTTTTTTGAAAGATACATTGATAATTACGATGCCTTTTTGCAAGATGAACTAGAATTTAGAAAGGAGCTTTACCCACCATTTAAAAGGCTTTTAAGACTCATTATAGAAGATGAAAGTGAGACAAAAGCAAGAAGGCTTTGCGAAAGTCTCGCCTTAGAATTTAAAGAGCTTAAAAGCGTGGAGCTTGTGGGTTACGGCGCTTGTGCGATTGAAATGCTTCATCTTAAATTCCGCTTTTATATCCTTTTAAGGAGCCATACGCATAAAAATCTTATTAAAATCCAAGAATACGCTCTAAATTTTCCTACTATAAGTGCCGATATTGACTCCATAGACTTTTCCTAA
- a CDS encoding type II secretion system protein → MSLKKAFSLLELVFVILIIAILTGIALPFLKQNKEEAKLLKLKMDYEMLNSALSLMRNEADLKNLAYINELDQAAILKENEALFYCQNCSFSLLSTPIYSSKMGWIKNGVNQYSFFLNPQKSVEFRYENGLLKCLKNCKELL, encoded by the coding sequence ATGAGCCTCAAAAAAGCCTTTAGTCTCCTTGAACTTGTTTTTGTGATTCTCATCATCGCTATTTTAACGGGCATTGCCCTGCCATTTCTTAAGCAAAATAAAGAAGAAGCCAAGCTTTTAAAACTTAAAATGGACTACGAAATGCTAAATTCCGCCCTAAGTCTAATGCGAAATGAAGCGGATTTAAAAAATTTAGCTTATATTAATGAGCTGGATCAGGCGGCGATTTTAAAAGAAAATGAAGCCTTATTTTACTGCCAAAACTGCTCTTTTAGCCTTTTAAGCACTCCTATTTATTCTAGTAAAATGGGCTGGATTAAAAATGGAGTCAATCAATATAGCTTTTTTTTAAACCCTCAAAAAAGCGTGGAATTTCGCTATGAAAATGGGCTTTTAAAATGCCTTAAAAATTGCAAAGAGCTTTTATGA
- a CDS encoding HrcA family transcriptional regulator, whose amino-acid sequence MRSQSKRNLILESIIEAYLLDNTPIGSNELNSNLCIPASTIRVYLKRLSDEGLITQIHISSGRIPAVKTMQTYWQNELNISEELQIKNADFLRTLSEEFEIYCLAYEGRELILKEICNLNDRFIVLDFGANELALKYQNESYGFLKSLVGLNIFDIENIAIKVHFYELVEKISTLKKSLTCYRTNEKKAYQIYQNDEFVKLLDCEIHRYFSENLQFEPLFKEGFMGLRINADFLGKQVNLIFAGSVYTNYKKILKQIKEVA is encoded by the coding sequence ATGAGAAGCCAAAGTAAAAGAAACTTGATACTTGAGTCCATTATTGAAGCCTATTTGTTAGATAATACGCCCATAGGTTCAAACGAACTCAATTCAAATCTTTGCATTCCCGCTTCGACAATAAGAGTTTATCTTAAAAGACTAAGTGATGAGGGCTTAATCACTCAAATTCATATCAGTAGCGGTCGCATTCCAGCTGTAAAAACAATGCAAACTTATTGGCAAAATGAGCTAAATATTAGCGAGGAATTGCAAATAAAAAATGCGGATTTTTTACGCACTTTGAGTGAGGAATTTGAAATTTATTGCCTTGCTTATGAGGGGCGTGAATTGATTTTAAAAGAAATTTGTAACTTAAATGACCGCTTTATTGTTTTAGATTTTGGAGCAAATGAGTTAGCTTTAAAGTATCAAAATGAAAGCTATGGTTTTCTTAAAAGTCTTGTAGGGCTTAATATTTTTGATATAGAAAATATAGCCATAAAGGTGCATTTTTATGAATTGGTAGAAAAAATTTCCACTCTTAAAAAAAGCTTAACTTGTTATAGAACAAACGAAAAAAAAGCTTATCAAATTTATCAAAACGATGAATTTGTTAAGCTTTTAGACTGCGAGATTCATCGCTATTTTAGTGAAAATTTGCAGTTTGAGCCTTTATTTAAAGAAGGTTTTATGGGGCTTAGAATCAATGCGGATTTTTTAGGTAAGCAGGTTAATCTTATCTTTGCTGGTAGTGTTTATACAAATTATAAAAAAATCCTAAAACAAATCAAGGAGGTAGCGTGA
- a CDS encoding amino acid ABC transporter ATP-binding protein, with protein MIELKNVNKYYGKHHVLKDINLTIKEGEKLVIIGPSGSGKSTTIRCMNGLEEVSSGEVIVNNLVLTHKNKTEICRKYCAMVFQHFNLYPHMSVLENLTLAPMKLQKKSRKEAEETAYHYLKVVGLVDKAKVYPATLSGGQQQRVAIARSLCTKKPYILFDEPTSALDPETIQEVLDVMKEISHQSNTTMVVVTHEMGFAREVADRIIFMEDGAIVEENIPAEFFKNPKTERAKLFLGKILQH; from the coding sequence TTGATTGAATTAAAAAATGTTAATAAATATTATGGCAAACATCATGTTTTAAAAGATATTAATCTTACCATAAAAGAGGGCGAAAAACTTGTCATTATAGGACCAAGTGGAAGTGGCAAAAGCACAACGATACGCTGTATGAACGGACTTGAAGAGGTAAGCTCTGGCGAAGTCATTGTTAATAATCTCGTTTTAACGCACAAAAATAAAACTGAGATTTGCAGAAAATATTGTGCTATGGTTTTTCAGCATTTTAACCTTTATCCACATATGAGCGTTTTAGAAAATTTAACCCTTGCTCCGATGAAATTGCAAAAAAAGAGCAGAAAAGAAGCAGAAGAAACAGCATATCATTATCTTAAAGTAGTAGGACTTGTCGATAAGGCTAAGGTTTATCCTGCCACACTTTCAGGAGGACAGCAGCAAAGAGTTGCCATAGCAAGAAGTCTTTGCACGAAAAAGCCTTATATTTTATTTGACGAGCCAACCTCAGCACTTGATCCTGAAACCATACAAGAAGTTTTAGATGTAATGAAAGAAATTTCTCATCAAAGTAATACAACTATGGTTGTGGTAACCCACGAAATGGGCTTTGCGAGGGAAGTGGCAGATCGCATTATCTTTATGGAAGATGGTGCCATAGTCGAGGAAAATATCCCTGCCGAATTTTTTAAAAATCCCAAAACAGAAAGAGCCAAACTCTTTTTAGGGAAAATTTTGCAACATTAA
- the aat gene encoding leucyl/phenylalanyl-tRNA--protein transferase, which translates to MLNELLNAPKDAPVFLSPKLEEEFLLKAYMAGLFPWTTKPVNWWCPDPRCVLEPYQIHIQKNMKKALNLYEIRLDFDFLSLITLCKNARVRSWIDEEFIQIYHNLFKRGYAHSLELYEGNELVGGIYGLIIGKMFFGESMVSLRKNASKIAMIKLCQLLEPYDFLIDCQVHNKHLEFMGAKNISRKEFLNILDEKCHNPSGFNAFKDLLT; encoded by the coding sequence TTGCTTAACGAACTTTTAAATGCTCCCAAAGACGCTCCTGTTTTTTTAAGTCCTAAGCTTGAAGAAGAATTTCTCCTAAAAGCTTATATGGCAGGGCTTTTTCCTTGGACGACTAAGCCTGTTAATTGGTGGTGTCCCGATCCTAGATGTGTGTTAGAACCTTACCAAATTCATATTCAAAAAAATATGAAAAAAGCTCTAAATCTTTATGAGATAAGACTGGATTTCGATTTTTTAAGCTTAATCACACTTTGTAAAAATGCAAGAGTTAGAAGCTGGATCGATGAGGAATTTATACAAATTTATCATAATCTTTTTAAAAGAGGCTATGCACACAGCCTCGAACTTTATGAAGGAAATGAGCTTGTTGGCGGTATTTATGGGCTAATTATCGGCAAAATGTTTTTTGGGGAGAGTATGGTAAGTCTTAGAAAAAACGCTTCTAAAATCGCTATGATAAAACTTTGTCAGCTTTTGGAGCCTTATGATTTTTTAATCGACTGCCAAGTGCATAATAAGCACTTAGAATTTATGGGAGCAAAAAATATCAGCAGAAAAGAATTTTTAAATATACTCGATGAAAAATGCCACAATCCCAGTGGCTTTAATGCTTTTAAAGATTTGCTTACTTAA
- a CDS encoding CheR family methyltransferase, giving the protein MQTNKEEKIHFSDLELNEFIKIINELSGMDIQDKKTTISLKLPSFLQTMKIKNFAEFLAKIKVNRILRQETLDFVTIGETYFHRELAQLKDIAFYIKSLDKRTSVLSVPCSSGEEVYSIAMLGAQHCIKDMYVVGVDINSKVIEKAKLGKYQGRTLQNLSEHEKRKFFKEDNGIYTINKSELCPCKFTLCNVFDNAFMQLGKFDIIISRNMIIYFDYDSKLKLLERFYSLLSDEGRLYVGSADLIPENVYFKKVFSARGTYYEKI; this is encoded by the coding sequence ATGCAAACAAACAAAGAAGAAAAAATACACTTTAGCGACCTAGAGCTTAATGAATTTATCAAAATCATCAATGAACTTAGCGGTATGGATATACAAGATAAAAAAACAACCATATCATTAAAACTCCCAAGCTTTCTTCAAACTATGAAAATTAAAAATTTTGCTGAATTTTTAGCAAAAATTAAAGTCAATAGAATTCTAAGGCAAGAAACCTTAGACTTTGTTACCATAGGAGAAACATATTTTCATAGGGAATTGGCACAACTTAAAGACATCGCTTTTTACATTAAAAGTTTAGATAAAAGAACGAGCGTTTTAAGTGTGCCTTGTAGCAGTGGGGAGGAAGTGTATTCTATAGCGATGCTAGGAGCGCAACATTGCATTAAAGATATGTATGTGGTGGGCGTGGATATTAATTCTAAAGTGATAGAAAAAGCAAAGCTTGGAAAATATCAAGGCAGAACCTTGCAAAATTTAAGTGAGCACGAAAAAAGAAAATTTTTCAAAGAAGACAATGGAATTTATACCATCAACAAAAGTGAGCTTTGCCCCTGCAAATTCACTCTTTGCAATGTTTTTGATAATGCTTTTATGCAGCTTGGAAAATTTGACATTATCATATCAAGAAATATGATTATTTATTTTGATTACGACTCCAAACTTAAGCTTTTAGAACGCTTTTATAGTCTCTTAAGCGATGAAGGTAGGCTTTATGTGGGAAGTGCGGATTTGATCCCAGAAAATGTTTATTTTAAAAAAGTCTTTTCTGCTAGAGGGACTTATTATGAAAAAATTTAA
- the dnaK gene encoding molecular chaperone DnaK, with protein MAKVIGIDLGTTNSCVAVYERGESKVIPNKEGKNTTPSVVAFTDKGEVLVGDSAKRQAVTNPEKTIYSIKRIMGLMINEDAAKEAKNRLPYHITERNGACAIEIAGKIYTPQEISAKVLMKLKEDAEAFLGESVVDAVITVPAYFNDAQRKATKEAGTIAGLNVLRIINEPTSAALAYGLDKKDSEKIVVYDLGGGTFDVTVLETGDNVVEVLATGGNAFLGGDDFDNKLIDFLAEEFKSETGIDLKNDVMALQRLKEAAENAKKELSSANETEINLPFITADASGPKHLVKKITRAKFESMIEKLVSETITKINEVVSDAGLKKDEIKEIVMVGGSTRVPLVQEEVKKAFNKDLNKSVNPDEVVAIGAAIQGAVIKGDVKDVLLLDVTPLSLGIETLGGVMTKIIEKGTTIPTKKEQVFSTAEDNQNAVTINVLQGEREFSRDNKSLGNFNLEGIPPAPRGMPQIEVTFDIDANGILTVSAKDKATGKAQEIKITGSSGLSEEEINNMVKDAELHKEEDKKRKEAVEMRNQADSLAHQVEKSLNELGEKVAEDDKANIQKALDDLRETLKNENASKEEIEAKMKTLSEVSHKLAETMYKKDEANDKKKKDDDVIDAEVE; from the coding sequence ATGGCAAAAGTTATAGGTATAGATTTAGGAACGACAAATTCTTGTGTCGCTGTGTATGAAAGGGGAGAAAGTAAGGTTATCCCTAATAAAGAGGGTAAAAATACTACTCCTTCGGTCGTTGCCTTTACCGATAAAGGCGAAGTTTTAGTCGGTGATAGTGCTAAGCGTCAAGCGGTAACAAACCCTGAAAAAACAATTTATTCTATTAAAAGAATTATGGGGCTTATGATTAACGAAGATGCCGCTAAAGAGGCTAAAAATCGTCTGCCTTATCACATCACAGAAAGAAATGGTGCGTGTGCGATTGAAATTGCAGGTAAAATTTACACTCCTCAAGAAATTTCAGCCAAAGTTTTGATGAAGCTTAAAGAAGATGCGGAAGCCTTTTTGGGTGAAAGTGTGGTCGATGCTGTTATTACCGTGCCTGCGTATTTTAACGATGCACAAAGAAAAGCCACTAAAGAAGCAGGGACAATAGCTGGACTTAATGTTTTAAGAATTATTAACGAGCCTACCTCAGCAGCTTTAGCGTATGGACTTGATAAAAAAGATAGTGAAAAAATCGTTGTGTATGATTTAGGTGGAGGGACTTTTGATGTTACCGTGCTTGAAACAGGCGATAATGTAGTCGAAGTTTTAGCCACAGGCGGAAATGCCTTTTTGGGTGGCGATGATTTTGATAATAAACTTATCGATTTTTTAGCGGAGGAATTTAAAAGTGAAACAGGCATTGATCTTAAAAACGATGTGATGGCTTTACAACGCCTTAAAGAAGCCGCAGAAAACGCTAAAAAAGAACTAAGCTCGGCTAATGAAACGGAAATTAATCTTCCTTTCATCACAGCAGACGCCTCAGGTCCTAAGCATTTAGTGAAAAAAATCACAAGAGCCAAATTTGAAAGTATGATAGAAAAACTCGTTAGCGAAACCATCACTAAAATTAATGAAGTCGTTAGCGATGCAGGGCTTAAAAAAGATGAAATCAAAGAAATCGTTATGGTCGGTGGCTCTACGCGTGTGCCTTTGGTGCAAGAAGAAGTTAAGAAAGCCTTTAATAAAGACTTAAATAAATCAGTCAATCCCGATGAAGTCGTAGCCATAGGAGCAGCGATTCAAGGAGCTGTTATTAAGGGTGATGTTAAAGATGTGCTTTTGCTTGATGTAACGCCTCTTTCTTTAGGCATAGAAACACTTGGTGGTGTGATGACTAAAATCATCGAAAAAGGAACAACCATACCAACTAAAAAAGAACAGGTTTTCTCCACAGCAGAGGATAATCAAAATGCCGTAACTATCAATGTTTTACAAGGAGAAAGAGAATTTAGTCGTGATAATAAAAGCTTAGGAAATTTCAATCTTGAAGGAATTCCACCAGCTCCACGAGGTATGCCTCAAATCGAAGTTACCTTTGACATTGACGCTAATGGAATTTTAACCGTTTCAGCCAAAGATAAAGCCACAGGCAAGGCACAAGAGATCAAAATCACAGGCTCAAGTGGCTTAAGCGAAGAAGAAATAAATAATATGGTTAAAGACGCAGAGCTTCACAAAGAGGAAGATAAAAAGCGTAAAGAAGCGGTAGAAATGAGAAATCAAGCCGATTCTCTCGCTCATCAAGTGGAAAAATCTTTAAATGAACTTGGCGAAAAAGTCGCAGAAGATGATAAAGCCAACATACAAAAAGCCCTTGACGACTTACGCGAAACGCTTAAAAACGAAAACGCAAGCAAAGAGGAAATCGAAGCTAAAATGAAAACTTTAAGCGAAGTTTCTCACAAACTAGCCGAAACAATGTATAAAAAAGATGAAGCTAATGATAAAAAGAAAAAAGATGACGATGTCATAGATGCTGAAGTCGAGTAA